One window of Centropristis striata isolate RG_2023a ecotype Rhode Island chromosome 21, C.striata_1.0, whole genome shotgun sequence genomic DNA carries:
- the g6pc3 gene encoding glucose-6-phosphatase 3, giving the protein MEEVYTQGIWMAESLQLSTISQEKTWQVVTHIGDPKAAFLLLFPFTYFINKRAGVSVLWVAAISEWLNLVFKWMLFGERPFWWIGESRLFVNKQPKVHQFSSTCETGPGSPSGHAMVTAAAWWVVVSSLGSYLYSRTHSVVLSAAPYLLYLLLLAAVGVSRIFILAHFPHQVVAGSVTGFILGLVLSRRVPEGRPLLFFFCLSFGLLLSTLLLHAGLQQLGVDLSWSISLAKKWCSHAEWIRLDTAPFSSLTRDCGALLGLGLAQYWKPGGWSLPWAPRALSLALSSMGLYHVNRLPLPVRPQAIFYVLFFVKFVIVPQVVMVFVPGLVHLLTHKKKKD; this is encoded by the exons ATGGAGGAGGTTTACACCCAGGGCATCTGGATGGCGGAGAGTCTCCAGCTGAGTACGATCAGTCAGGAGAAAACCTGGCAGGTTGTGACTCACATTGGAGACCCTAAAGCTGCCTTTCTGCTGCTCTTTCCATTCACTTATTTCATCAACAAACGAGCCGGAGTGTCGGTGCTTTGGGTGGCAGCCATATCCGAGTGGTTGAACCTGGTGTTTAAATG gaTGCTGTTTGGAGAACGGCCCTTCTGGTGGATCGGAGAATCACGTCTGTTCGTCAACAAGCAGCCCAAAGTTCACCAGTTCTCCTCCACATGTGAAACTGGCCCAG GGAGCCCGTCGGGACACGCCATGGTGACGGCAGCAGCCTGGTGGGTCGTGGTGTCCTCGCTGGGCTCCTACCTCTACTCACGCACTCACAG CGTGGTGCTCTCAGCGGCTCCCTACCTGCtctacctgctgctgctggcggcCGTCGGCGTCTCCAGGATCTTCATCCTCGCTCACTTCCCTCACCAGGTCGTTGCCGGCTCCGTCACAG GTTTTATCCTGGGTCTGGTTCTGAGCCGCCGGGTGCCTGAAGggcgccccctgctgttctTCTTCTGCCTCAGCTTCGGCCTGCTGCTCAGCACGCTGCTGCTGCACGCCGGGCTGCAGCAGCTGGGCGTCGACCTCTCCTG gTCGATCTCTCTGGCTAAGAAGTGGTGCAGCCATGCAGAGTGGATCCGCCTGGACACGGCCCCGTTCTCCTCTCTGACCCGGGACTGCGGGGCCCTGCTGGGTCTGGGTCTGGCTCAGTACTGGAAGCCCGGCGGCTGGTCTCTGCCCTGGGCTCCCCGGGCTCTGTCTCTGGCCTTGTCCTCCATGGGACTGTACCACGTCAACCGGCTGCCGCTGCCCGTCCGGCCGCAGGCGATCTTCTACGTCCTGTTCTTCGTCAAGTTCGTCATTGTGCCGCAGGTCGTGATGGTGTTCGTGCCCGGACTGGTTCACCTGCTCacacacaagaagaagaaggactag